A stretch of Saccharothrix texasensis DNA encodes these proteins:
- a CDS encoding helix-turn-helix domain-containing protein, with amino-acid sequence MTGSFGELLRECRVAAGLSIGQLAKRVHYSKGHLSKVENDLKAPHDTMARLCDSVLDAGGSLIEAARAARDQAVERAAGAGLALDRRQVLVAGTGTVLGMALAGGPRPAADERVVAGMRTSFEHLRSLGMQTSPVVVLEPLVALLRTVHALAHENAEPVRSRLLLLAARIAEYTGWMNQEAGDERGALAWTRHASELARAGGDREIVSYALVREAGLALYRQDSAETIGLAQQAQVVDRASARTRGLAARREAQGHALAGDLGAFDRAMDRAAHLLDRSTADTGAYPVLGSTAPDPAELAKGWSLCDLGRTADSATVLERELLRLPATSRRSRARFGTRRSLALALAGEVDQSCVTLAGTLDDVAHVDSATVRADLRELSRTLGRWHNHGAVREVYPELRRVLRQRF; translated from the coding sequence GTGACCGGATCATTTGGTGAATTACTCCGCGAATGCCGCGTGGCCGCGGGTCTGTCCATAGGGCAGTTGGCCAAGCGCGTGCACTACAGCAAAGGCCACCTCAGCAAGGTCGAGAACGACCTGAAGGCGCCGCACGACACCATGGCGCGGCTGTGCGACAGCGTGCTCGACGCGGGCGGCAGCCTCATCGAGGCGGCCCGCGCGGCACGGGACCAGGCGGTCGAGCGGGCCGCCGGCGCCGGGCTCGCGCTCGACCGCCGCCAGGTGCTGGTCGCCGGCACGGGCACGGTGCTCGGCATGGCGCTCGCGGGCGGCCCGCGGCCCGCGGCGGACGAGCGGGTGGTGGCGGGGATGCGGACCTCGTTCGAGCACCTGCGTTCCCTGGGCATGCAGACGAGCCCCGTCGTGGTCCTCGAACCGCTGGTCGCCCTGCTGCGGACGGTGCACGCGCTCGCGCACGAGAACGCCGAGCCGGTCCGGTCCCGGCTGCTGCTGCTCGCCGCGCGCATCGCCGAGTACACGGGGTGGATGAACCAGGAAGCGGGCGACGAGCGGGGCGCGCTGGCGTGGACCCGGCACGCCTCCGAGCTGGCGCGGGCGGGCGGCGACCGGGAGATCGTGAGCTACGCGCTCGTCCGGGAGGCCGGGCTCGCGCTCTACCGGCAGGACTCGGCCGAGACCATCGGGCTCGCCCAGCAGGCGCAGGTCGTCGACCGGGCGAGCGCCCGGACCCGGGGTCTGGCCGCGCGCCGGGAGGCGCAGGGTCACGCCCTGGCCGGCGACCTCGGCGCCTTCGACCGCGCGATGGACCGCGCCGCCCACCTCCTCGACCGGTCCACCGCGGACACGGGGGCGTACCCGGTGCTCGGCTCGACCGCGCCGGACCCGGCGGAACTCGCCAAGGGCTGGTCGCTGTGCGACCTCGGCCGGACCGCGGACTCGGCGACCGTGCTGGAGCGGGAACTGCTCCGGCTGCCCGCCACGTCCCGCCGGTCACGGGCCAGGTTCGGCACCCGGCGCTCGCTCGCCCTCGCGCTCGCCGGTGAGGTGGACCAGAGCTGCGTGACGCTGGCCGGCACGCTGGACGACGTGGCGCACGTCGACTCGGCGACCGTGCGGGCGGACCTGCGGGAGCTGTCCCGGACGTTGGGCCGGTGGCACAACCACGGCGCGGTCCGGGAGGTGTACCCCGAGCTGCGGCGCGTGCTGCGGCAGCGGTTCTGA